One region of Flavobacterium sp. GSB-24 genomic DNA includes:
- a CDS encoding histidine kinase, protein MEKVKNFHVSRKVIWGSSIALAVLASIPKLFDAGSTPGDIVINSSITLMFSIFIWYYNIYSLPKFSSQRTNKSLFNWKLLLSVILGILIMVILVIGHQELFQISKMDAPIMFELRGVLINLIVYMFLHLLFQNYQTQKMGLELERTHAVNLGAQYELLKQQVNPHFLFNSLNTLKSMVEIQDPQSADFILKLSDFYRFTLESRKLDLIPLKEELQILDSYVFLLKARFEDGFVLINEVDQKQYESVVPPFTVQLLIENCIKHNVVSLEKPLRIKLYSEDDFLVIENPIQLKRGVLSTGVGLDNINNRLMHLVHKEIQIDKTETIFKVKIPMIYDYHNN, encoded by the coding sequence ATGGAAAAAGTAAAAAACTTTCACGTTTCCCGAAAGGTGATTTGGGGAAGTTCTATAGCATTGGCGGTTCTTGCTTCGATACCAAAGTTATTTGACGCTGGTTCAACTCCTGGAGATATTGTCATCAATTCTTCGATTACCTTAATGTTCTCTATATTTATTTGGTATTATAATATTTACAGCCTTCCAAAGTTCTCGTCGCAGCGTACCAATAAAAGTTTGTTTAACTGGAAACTTTTACTAAGTGTGATATTGGGGATTCTAATTATGGTCATTCTGGTAATTGGGCATCAGGAACTTTTTCAGATTTCTAAAATGGATGCTCCAATCATGTTTGAATTGCGGGGCGTATTAATTAATCTGATTGTTTATATGTTTCTGCATCTGCTTTTTCAAAACTATCAGACCCAGAAGATGGGACTGGAATTAGAACGCACGCATGCTGTTAATCTAGGAGCGCAGTACGAATTACTGAAACAGCAGGTAAATCCCCATTTTTTATTTAATAGCCTCAATACGCTGAAATCTATGGTAGAAATTCAGGATCCGCAGAGTGCTGACTTTATTTTAAAATTATCTGATTTTTACCGTTTTACACTCGAAAGCCGAAAGTTAGATTTAATACCCTTAAAAGAAGAACTTCAAATTTTAGATTCTTATGTGTTTCTGCTCAAAGCGCGTTTTGAAGATGGATTCGTTCTGATAAATGAAGTGGATCAAAAACAATACGAGTCTGTAGTTCCCCCTTTTACTGTTCAGTTATTAATAGAAAACTGCATCAAACATAACGTGGTTTCCCTTGAAAAACCATTGCGAATCAAGTTATACTCAGAGGACGATTTTTTAGTTATTGAAAATCCAATACAGCTCAAAAGAGGTGTTTTGTCAACAGGTGTTGGTCTGGATAACATCAATAATCGACTTATGCATTTAGTTCATAAGGAAATTCAAATTGATAAAACCGAAACTATATTTAAAGTAAAAATACCAATGATCTATGACTATCATAATAATTGA
- a CDS encoding alpha/beta hydrolase, producing MKTISKITNRITALTSKVFLITALFLSFNAVNAQSENQKPNAVTISPSLGTLKQVNAGLLNVGYTEAGPSKGTTVILLHGWPYDIHSYKEVVPILAAKGYRVITPYLRGSGTTTFLSKDTFRNGQQAALATDIIALMDALKIDKAIIGGFDWGARTAVVMAVLWPERLQGLVSVSGYLVVNLEANLKPLPPKAELGWWYQYYFATERGKLGYTQNTYEFNKQIWQIASPLWKFDKATYDQTAQSFDNPDHVAIVIHNYRWRQSLEAGESKYDSLEKRLAARPAIKVPTITIGSDFDGAFADGKAYADKFKGKYEHRILKGIGHNVPQEDPQAFAKAIIDVDNLSKK from the coding sequence ATGAAAACAATATCAAAAATCACCAACCGTATAACAGCTTTAACTTCTAAGGTATTTTTAATTACTGCTCTTTTTTTAAGCTTTAATGCTGTCAATGCACAATCAGAAAACCAGAAACCAAATGCAGTAACAATAAGTCCTTCTTTGGGAACACTAAAACAAGTTAATGCTGGTTTATTAAACGTAGGCTATACTGAAGCTGGACCTTCCAAAGGAACTACTGTAATACTGCTCCACGGCTGGCCTTATGATATTCACAGTTATAAGGAAGTGGTTCCTATTTTAGCTGCAAAAGGCTATAGAGTAATCACTCCATATTTAAGGGGATCTGGAACTACGACATTCCTTTCGAAAGATACTTTTAGAAACGGACAGCAAGCAGCATTAGCAACTGATATTATTGCTTTGATGGATGCGCTTAAAATTGATAAAGCCATTATTGGAGGTTTTGATTGGGGAGCTAGGACAGCGGTTGTTATGGCGGTACTTTGGCCTGAACGTTTACAAGGATTAGTTTCTGTCAGCGGTTATTTGGTTGTAAATCTTGAAGCTAATTTAAAACCGCTGCCTCCAAAAGCAGAATTAGGATGGTGGTATCAATATTACTTTGCAACAGAAAGGGGAAAATTAGGATACACTCAAAATACCTACGAGTTTAATAAACAAATCTGGCAGATCGCCTCTCCATTATGGAAGTTCGATAAAGCGACTTACGATCAAACGGCGCAGTCTTTTGACAATCCGGACCACGTAGCAATCGTTATTCATAATTACAGATGGAGACAATCACTTGAAGCGGGAGAATCTAAATACGATAGTTTAGAAAAACGTTTAGCAGCAAGACCTGCAATTAAAGTGCCTACTATTACAATAGGAAGCGATTTTGACGGTGCTTTCGCCGATGGAAAAGCGTACGCAGACAAATTCAAAGGAAAATATGAACACAGAATCCTCAAAGGCATCGGACATAATGTTCCTCAAGAAGATCCACAGGCATTTGCAAAAGCAATTATAGACGTCGATAATTTAAGTAAAAAATAA
- a CDS encoding glycosyl hydrolase family 8 encodes MTTPIRVTGQEKKKTEKTQSERPQYRNLFKEAGYSQDEIDKKVAKAYYDIFEGPNKVYFEEGETLGYVSDVKNKDARTEGMSYGMMVAVQLNKKDVFDRLWRWSVKYMQHQEGPREGYFAWSVDPKTKKQNSPGSASDGELYFITSLLFASNKWSNDTGINYYKEARRILDAMWKKDGTANVHNIINIEHKQISFVPEGGGYNWTDPSYHVPAFYEIWALYAKDGHEQFYKECADVSRNFLHKACHPVTGLNSDYTEFNGEPHPTPWMPPGFRYDSWRVPMNIAMDYTWYGKDKEWQEDYAKRFQNFLRSKGLDKYEDQFNLDGSTPDFILQAGPVKKLRHSIGLVGTAATASLVNKDKASMDFVHAVWNAKLEPYEDGYFDPYYDGLMYLFSLMHLSGNYQIITPKS; translated from the coding sequence ATGACAACACCCATTCGAGTTACTGGACAGGAAAAAAAGAAGACGGAAAAAACACAATCCGAAAGACCGCAATATAGAAATCTATTTAAGGAAGCAGGTTACAGCCAAGACGAAATAGACAAGAAAGTAGCCAAAGCCTATTATGATATATTCGAAGGGCCAAACAAAGTATATTTTGAAGAAGGAGAAACTTTAGGATATGTTTCTGATGTTAAAAATAAAGATGCCCGTACAGAAGGAATGTCATACGGAATGATGGTTGCCGTTCAGCTCAATAAAAAAGATGTTTTTGATCGTTTATGGAGGTGGTCTGTAAAATACATGCAGCATCAAGAAGGACCAAGAGAAGGATATTTTGCTTGGAGTGTAGATCCAAAGACCAAAAAACAAAATTCTCCCGGCTCTGCCTCAGACGGGGAATTGTATTTTATAACCAGTCTGCTTTTTGCTTCTAATAAATGGAGTAATGATACAGGAATAAATTACTATAAAGAAGCCAGAAGAATTTTAGATGCCATGTGGAAAAAAGATGGTACAGCGAATGTTCATAATATTATAAATATTGAGCATAAACAAATTTCCTTTGTGCCAGAAGGAGGAGGTTACAACTGGACAGACCCTTCTTATCATGTTCCTGCATTTTATGAAATATGGGCATTGTATGCTAAAGACGGTCATGAGCAGTTTTATAAAGAATGCGCCGATGTTTCGCGTAATTTTTTACATAAAGCCTGTCATCCTGTGACGGGGCTAAATTCAGATTATACAGAATTTAATGGAGAACCGCATCCGACACCTTGGATGCCTCCTGGATTCCGTTATGATTCTTGGCGAGTTCCTATGAACATTGCCATGGATTATACTTGGTACGGAAAAGATAAAGAATGGCAGGAAGACTATGCGAAGCGTTTTCAAAATTTTCTTAGATCTAAAGGATTAGACAAGTATGAAGATCAGTTTAATCTTGATGGTTCTACTCCCGATTTTATTCTTCAGGCCGGTCCTGTTAAAAAACTCAGACATTCAATCGGTTTAGTAGGAACCGCCGCTACAGCATCGTTAGTAAATAAAGATAAAGCAAGCATGGATTTTGTTCACGCTGTCTGGAATGCCAAACTTGAACCTTATGAAGACGGTTACTTTGATCCCTATTATGATGGATTAATGTATCTCTTCAGTTTAATGCATCTTAGCGGGAACTACCAGATTATAACTCCAAAGAGTTAA
- a CDS encoding organic hydroperoxide resistance protein yields the protein METKILYTGRTHTTGGREGASQSSDEQLNIKLSSPGSSRSGTNPEQLLAAGWSACFIGAMGIAASKLNIKLPSDTSVDAEVDLCVTEGAYSLQARLNISLPGLDPHTARKVADEAHQTCPYSKAVRGNINVEINIL from the coding sequence ATGGAAACAAAAATTTTATACACAGGCAGGACACACACGACTGGCGGCCGCGAAGGAGCATCACAAAGTTCAGATGAACAATTGAATATTAAACTTAGTTCTCCAGGTTCTTCACGTTCTGGGACAAATCCGGAACAACTTTTGGCGGCAGGCTGGTCAGCATGTTTTATTGGTGCAATGGGAATTGCCGCCTCAAAGTTAAATATTAAACTTCCGTCGGATACTTCGGTAGATGCTGAAGTAGACTTGTGCGTGACAGAAGGTGCATATTCTCTTCAGGCAAGATTGAATATTAGTCTGCCAGGTCTAGATCCTCACACAGCAAGAAAAGTAGCCGATGAAGCACATCAGACCTGTCCTTACTCTAAAGCAGTAAGAGGAAATATTAATGTTGAAATTAATATCCTTTAA
- a CDS encoding DUF1223 domain-containing protein: MKKIQLLPAVFITLMLLIGVTVLGQNPDKTAEKGFALLELYTSEGCSSCPPADELMGRIQNEYKNHEVYILAYHVDYWDRQGWKDVFSNSAYTKRQYDYAKFLGKEPIYTPQLVVNGKTDYIASQETTVRNGIKSALSKPAAAKLFLEGTQANNNLKVNYNIEGVFKNSSLLLAIVQKTAKSNVKRGENANRILSHYQIVRHLQSSALKDKKGIVWIHLPKKFNTKDFEVIGFIQDNNTGSVMGASRAVLQQSPIL; the protein is encoded by the coding sequence ATGAAAAAGATACAATTATTACCAGCTGTTTTCATCACATTGATGCTTTTAATAGGAGTGACTGTTTTAGGGCAAAATCCAGATAAAACAGCAGAGAAAGGTTTTGCTTTATTAGAATTATACACTTCTGAAGGCTGCTCAAGCTGTCCGCCTGCAGATGAACTGATGGGAAGAATCCAAAATGAATATAAAAACCATGAGGTTTATATTTTGGCTTATCATGTCGATTATTGGGACAGACAAGGATGGAAAGATGTCTTTAGCAATTCAGCTTATACCAAAAGGCAGTACGATTATGCAAAATTTCTGGGAAAAGAACCAATTTATACACCACAGCTGGTTGTAAACGGAAAAACTGATTATATTGCTTCGCAGGAAACTACTGTTAGAAATGGAATCAAGTCTGCACTTTCAAAACCTGCTGCTGCCAAATTATTTCTCGAAGGCACTCAGGCCAATAATAATCTTAAAGTAAATTACAATATAGAAGGCGTTTTTAAAAACAGCAGCTTGTTACTTGCAATTGTTCAGAAAACAGCTAAAAGCAATGTAAAAAGAGGAGAGAATGCTAACCGCATTCTATCGCATTATCAAATTGTTCGTCATTTACAGTCGTCAGCTTTAAAAGATAAAAAAGGAATAGTATGGATTCATCTGCCAAAAAAATTTAATACAAAAGATTTTGAAGTGATTGGTTTTATTCAGGACAATAATACAGGAAGTGTTATGGGAGCATCACGAGCTGTGTTACAACAATCTCCGATTTTATGA
- a CDS encoding alpha/beta hydrolase-fold protein produces the protein MKQLSVVIIWIFVLIGAAGFAQTNPASIIEDFKPSTINQPGQEYPKVNSQGYARFQILAPEAKSVVLSLGLGGAKGGTVLTKDQDGYWRGTTAGAMDEGFHYYHVTVDGGIFNDPGALNFFGSTRWESGIEIPAHDEDFYALKDVPHGNVQQILFPSKSTNTSRRAFVYTPPGYNKDKNIKYPVLYLQHGWGEDETAWSNQGRVNLIMDNLIAEGKIKPFIIVMAYGMTNDVKYGGLASFKIEPFQTVLVEELIPYIDSNFSTFPNQANRAMAGLSMGGMETHSITLNRPEVFSQYALLSGGIYKPEEIKDKSKVKLVFISCGSRERPENVETAVKTLKEEGFNAVSYVSENTGHEFLTWRRSFHKLAPLLFK, from the coding sequence ATGAAACAGTTATCAGTTGTTATAATATGGATATTTGTTTTGATAGGCGCTGCAGGTTTTGCACAGACAAACCCAGCTTCTATTATAGAAGATTTTAAACCATCAACAATAAATCAGCCTGGGCAGGAATACCCAAAAGTCAATTCTCAAGGTTATGCACGATTTCAAATTTTAGCTCCTGAGGCTAAATCAGTTGTATTAAGCCTTGGGTTAGGAGGAGCAAAAGGAGGAACGGTTCTAACAAAAGATCAGGATGGTTACTGGAGAGGCACCACGGCAGGTGCAATGGATGAAGGGTTTCATTATTATCATGTAACTGTTGACGGTGGAATTTTTAATGATCCAGGTGCACTTAACTTTTTTGGATCTACCCGTTGGGAAAGTGGTATAGAAATACCAGCGCATGATGAGGATTTTTATGCATTGAAAGATGTTCCTCACGGAAATGTACAGCAGATTCTTTTCCCTTCAAAAAGCACCAATACCTCACGTAGAGCTTTTGTTTACACACCACCTGGGTATAATAAAGATAAAAACATCAAATATCCTGTTTTGTATTTACAGCACGGATGGGGAGAAGACGAAACGGCTTGGAGCAATCAGGGACGTGTAAATTTAATTATGGATAATTTGATTGCTGAAGGTAAAATAAAACCATTTATTATCGTCATGGCATATGGCATGACAAATGATGTTAAATACGGAGGTCTGGCTAGTTTCAAGATAGAACCGTTTCAGACTGTTCTTGTAGAAGAGTTAATTCCTTATATTGACTCAAATTTCAGTACATTTCCTAATCAAGCCAATCGTGCCATGGCTGGTTTGTCGATGGGTGGAATGGAAACACATTCTATTACCCTTAATAGGCCTGAAGTTTTTTCTCAATATGCACTTCTAAGTGGAGGTATTTATAAGCCGGAAGAGATTAAAGATAAATCAAAAGTAAAGCTGGTTTTTATAAGCTGTGGAAGTCGAGAAAGACCAGAGAATGTAGAAACTGCTGTAAAGACTTTGAAAGAGGAAGGATTCAATGCGGTCTCTTATGTTTCAGAAAATACAGGGCACGAATTTTTGACTTGGCGCAGAAGCTTCCATAAATTAGCACCGCTTTTATTTAAGTAA
- a CDS encoding response regulator, translating to MLRKEIFLVDDDDDDITNFMDAISSLNKEVNCRTAGNPIKALSELNSTDKLPDLILLDYNMPFINGLEFIRRLRSYDRLANIEVVMFSTPDEHIMIPWLLKNDTIVKYISKPDTFEELKSVLDEIL from the coding sequence ATGTTAAGAAAAGAGATATTTCTTGTAGATGATGATGATGACGATATTACCAATTTTATGGATGCCATCAGCTCTCTGAACAAAGAAGTGAACTGCCGCACTGCGGGCAATCCTATAAAAGCGCTTTCAGAACTCAATTCTACTGATAAACTTCCTGATTTGATATTACTGGATTATAATATGCCTTTTATAAATGGGCTGGAATTTATACGCCGTTTGCGCAGTTATGACAGGCTGGCAAATATTGAAGTGGTAATGTTTTCAACACCAGATGAGCATATTATGATTCCCTGGCTTTTAAAAAACGATACGATCGTAAAATATATTTCAAAGCCTGATACATTTGAGGAACTAAAATCAGTCCTTGATGAAATATTATAG
- a CDS encoding RagB/SusD family nutrient uptake outer membrane protein — MMRKIKYILIVLSGVLTITSCDTSELELNNPNTLSPETFFKTEAQVQSAVNASYANLQTRGLYGRNLFFAMDLMGHDALGNPQLEGNKKPFQDFSFNGGNDIIQYYWESCYIGISRANFVLDNEEKINALPNSVLSQEKKNKYLGEAHFLRAYYYFLLVRRFGDLPIYKSGTIIGNARSPKAEVYALIEEDLVFASQNLLPKASESVGRANREVAYAHLGKVLLYQKKYDEALAAFNNVTSYSLEDKGNFYNNFMEETEHGKESIFEIEFDEKNGTGDQWGAVGDSGGTGFDESTLRGQEYGNLSWYNVYPSDNLLDSYEAGDNRFGDTFYVPGSSYLKGTKVMVAGNFTTSAGIRRAGWKKYQNYYNREDEATRSSINFKVMRYADVLLMKAECENQRNGGSQTAAIAYIKEVRDRANLTTNIAPTKDAVFAAIVHERQVEFAGEQSRFDDIIRWGIASTVLQGTGFTAGKSELWPIPNRETSSNPKIKPSDNNPGY; from the coding sequence ATGATGAGAAAAATAAAATATATACTTATAGTACTGTCTGGGGTTTTAACCATTACTTCATGTGACACTAGCGAATTAGAATTGAATAATCCCAATACTTTATCGCCTGAAACTTTCTTTAAAACCGAAGCACAAGTGCAGTCTGCAGTAAATGCTTCGTATGCAAATCTTCAGACAAGAGGACTCTATGGCAGAAATCTTTTCTTCGCGATGGATCTTATGGGGCATGATGCTTTAGGAAATCCACAGTTAGAAGGTAACAAAAAACCTTTCCAGGATTTTTCTTTTAACGGAGGAAACGATATTATTCAATATTACTGGGAATCTTGTTATATAGGAATATCCAGAGCTAATTTTGTGCTGGATAACGAAGAAAAAATCAATGCACTTCCAAATTCTGTTTTATCTCAGGAAAAAAAGAATAAATATTTAGGAGAAGCTCATTTTTTAAGAGCATACTATTATTTTCTATTAGTAAGACGTTTTGGAGATTTACCAATTTATAAATCAGGTACTATTATTGGAAACGCAAGAAGCCCTAAAGCAGAAGTGTATGCCTTGATTGAAGAAGATCTTGTATTTGCATCGCAAAATCTTTTACCCAAAGCATCAGAATCAGTAGGAAGGGCTAATAGAGAAGTGGCTTATGCACATTTGGGTAAAGTATTGTTATATCAAAAAAAATACGATGAAGCCTTAGCAGCCTTTAATAATGTGACCAGTTACAGCCTCGAAGATAAAGGCAATTTTTACAACAACTTTATGGAAGAAACAGAACATGGTAAAGAATCTATTTTTGAAATTGAGTTTGACGAAAAAAATGGAACAGGTGATCAATGGGGAGCTGTTGGTGATAGCGGAGGAACAGGCTTTGATGAGTCAACGCTTAGAGGTCAGGAATATGGAAATCTTAGCTGGTACAATGTTTATCCGTCAGATAATCTTTTAGATTCATATGAAGCAGGTGATAATCGTTTTGGAGATACTTTTTATGTGCCAGGTTCCTCTTATTTAAAAGGAACAAAGGTAATGGTAGCAGGTAACTTTACTACCTCTGCAGGTATTAGAAGAGCCGGCTGGAAAAAATACCAAAACTATTACAATAGAGAAGATGAAGCAACCCGATCAAGCATTAACTTTAAAGTAATGCGTTATGCAGATGTACTGCTGATGAAAGCCGAATGCGAAAACCAAAGAAACGGCGGTTCTCAGACAGCTGCAATAGCATACATTAAAGAAGTGCGCGATAGAGCAAATCTGACAACTAATATTGCACCAACAAAAGACGCTGTTTTTGCAGCAATTGTGCACGAACGTCAGGTAGAATTTGCCGGAGAGCAATCTCGTTTTGATGATATTATAAGATGGGGTATAGCAAGTACTGTATTACAAGGAACAGGTTTTACTGCTGGTAAAAGCGAGTTATGGCCAATACCAAACAGAGAAACCTCGTCTAATCCTAAAATAAAACCAAGTGATAATAATCCTGGTTATTAA